From a single Streptomyces misionensis genomic region:
- a CDS encoding PhzF family phenazine biosynthesis protein, translating to MTDYDVLRVFCGPTGGYGNELGVVRDGSALPERADRQALAAKLGFSETVFVDDPERGVIDIYTPSVRLPFAGHPCVGTAWLLDVPELVVPAGVVGARQDGEFCWVEARPEWPEPRTLRQYATPAEVDALDVPPPGEWVYAWAWEDEAAGRVRARAFPGRGDGIAEDEATGAAALQLTARLGRALNITQGRGSQLLTAPQPEGWVEVGGRVFLER from the coding sequence GTGACTGACTACGACGTACTGCGCGTCTTCTGCGGCCCGACCGGCGGCTACGGCAACGAGCTGGGTGTCGTCCGCGACGGCTCCGCGCTGCCCGAGCGTGCCGACCGGCAGGCGCTCGCCGCCAAACTCGGCTTCAGCGAGACCGTGTTCGTGGACGACCCCGAGCGCGGAGTGATCGACATCTACACGCCCTCCGTGCGGCTGCCGTTCGCCGGGCACCCCTGCGTCGGCACCGCCTGGCTGCTGGACGTCCCCGAACTCGTGGTCCCCGCGGGCGTGGTGGGCGCCCGCCAGGACGGCGAGTTCTGCTGGGTCGAGGCCCGCCCGGAGTGGCCCGAGCCGCGCACCCTGCGCCAGTACGCCACCCCCGCCGAGGTCGACGCGCTCGACGTGCCGCCGCCCGGCGAGTGGGTGTACGCCTGGGCCTGGGAGGACGAGGCCGCGGGCCGGGTGCGGGCCCGCGCCTTCCCCGGCCGGGGCGACGGCATCGCGGAGGACGAGGCGACGGGCGCGGCCGCGCTCCAGCTCACCGCCCGGCTGGGCCGCGCCCTCAACATCACCCAGGGCAGGGGCTCCCAGCTGCTCACCGCGCCCCAGCCGGAGGGCTGGGTGGAGGTCGGCGGCCGGGTCTTCCTCGAACGCTGA
- a CDS encoding MFS transporter encodes MTSALLPDLSPWKASADFRRLWKSGLISNFGSFLTFVALPVQLKDLTESTAAVGAVGAVELLPLIVCGLYGGALADALDKRRLILWTEAGQGLLSAALLLNALLPDPAVWPLYAVAALSSALGAVQRPALDSLWPRIVAHADMPAAASLNSLRWTVGGVAGPALAGVVVAYAGLGWAYAADLLTFAVSLAYIVPIAASPAAHEAAKPSLRAVAEGARYAWSRKELLGTYVVDLAAMSLAMPLAVLPFLADDLGADWALGLMYASIPAGSLLVSLTSGWASRVRRHGLMVVLSAAGFGLAVAGAGLARNVWLVLSLLALGGAFDMVSGIFRSAMWNQTIPDELRGRLAGIELLSYSVGPQLGQVRAGGLAALTGLRASVVSGGLACAGAVGLLALCLPGLMTYDARTNVHAVRMRERRAAAVPGEA; translated from the coding sequence GTGACCTCCGCCCTGCTCCCCGACCTCTCCCCCTGGAAGGCGTCCGCGGACTTCCGACGGCTGTGGAAGTCCGGGCTGATCAGCAACTTCGGCAGTTTCCTCACCTTCGTGGCCCTGCCCGTTCAGTTGAAGGACCTCACGGAGTCCACCGCCGCCGTGGGCGCCGTCGGCGCCGTCGAGCTGCTGCCGCTGATCGTGTGCGGGCTGTACGGCGGCGCGCTCGCCGACGCGCTGGACAAGCGGCGCCTGATCCTGTGGACGGAGGCCGGTCAGGGCCTGCTCAGCGCGGCGCTGCTGCTCAACGCCCTGCTGCCGGACCCCGCGGTCTGGCCGCTGTACGCCGTCGCCGCCCTGTCCTCCGCCCTCGGCGCCGTGCAGCGTCCGGCCCTCGACTCGCTGTGGCCGCGGATCGTCGCCCATGCCGACATGCCCGCCGCGGCCTCGCTGAACTCGCTGCGCTGGACGGTCGGCGGGGTGGCGGGCCCGGCACTCGCCGGGGTGGTGGTGGCCTACGCGGGCCTCGGCTGGGCGTACGCCGCCGACCTGCTGACCTTCGCCGTCTCGCTGGCGTACATCGTGCCGATCGCCGCCTCCCCCGCCGCCCACGAGGCCGCGAAGCCGTCGCTGCGGGCCGTCGCGGAGGGTGCCCGGTACGCGTGGAGCCGCAAGGAGCTGCTCGGCACCTACGTCGTGGACCTCGCGGCGATGTCGCTGGCCATGCCGCTCGCGGTGCTGCCGTTCCTCGCCGACGACCTGGGCGCCGACTGGGCGCTCGGACTGATGTACGCGAGCATCCCGGCGGGCTCCCTGCTGGTGAGCCTGACCAGCGGCTGGGCCTCGCGGGTGCGCCGGCACGGTCTGATGGTGGTGCTGTCGGCGGCCGGTTTCGGCCTCGCGGTCGCGGGGGCGGGCCTGGCCCGGAACGTCTGGCTGGTGCTGTCCCTGCTGGCGCTCGGCGGCGCCTTCGACATGGTCAGCGGCATCTTCCGGTCCGCGATGTGGAACCAGACGATCCCCGACGAGCTGCGCGGCCGGCTCGCCGGGATCGAACTGCTGTCCTACTCGGTGGGGCCCCAGCTGGGCCAGGTCCGCGCGGGCGGCCTCGCCGCCCTGACCGGGCTGCGGGCCTCCGTCGTCTCCGGCGGCCTGGCCTGCGCGGGCGCGGTGGGCCTGCTCGCGCTGTGCCTGCCGGGGCTCATGACGTACGACGCGCGGACGAACGTCCACGCGGTGCGGATGCGGGAGCGGCGGGCCGCGGCCGTGCCCGGGGAGGCGTGA
- a CDS encoding heme oxygenase (biliverdin-producing), which translates to MESFSTLIRTATHEQHAAAEASAFMSDLLGGRLGVDAYTRYTEQLWFVYEALEGAAGRLAADPVAGPFIRPELHRLAALERDLAHLRGPRWRAGLDPLPETRAYAERIRECAERWPGGYVAHHYTRYLGDLSGGQVIRDRAERTWGFDRKGDGVRFYVFEEIANPAAFKRSYRELLDGIAMDDLEKQRVAGECGRAFALNTAVFGALGEEFRLSA; encoded by the coding sequence ATGGAGTCGTTCTCGACGCTGATCCGCACCGCCACCCATGAGCAGCACGCGGCGGCGGAGGCCTCGGCCTTCATGAGCGACCTGCTCGGCGGCCGGCTGGGGGTGGACGCGTACACGCGCTACACGGAGCAGCTGTGGTTCGTCTACGAGGCCCTGGAGGGCGCGGCCGGGCGGCTGGCGGCGGACCCGGTGGCGGGGCCCTTCATCCGGCCGGAGCTGCACCGGCTGGCCGCGCTGGAGCGGGACCTGGCGCATCTGCGCGGGCCGCGGTGGCGGGCGGGGCTCGACCCGCTGCCCGAGACGCGGGCGTACGCGGAGCGGATACGCGAGTGCGCCGAGCGGTGGCCGGGCGGTTACGTCGCCCACCACTACACCCGCTACCTCGGCGACCTCTCCGGCGGCCAGGTCATCCGGGACCGAGCGGAGCGGACGTGGGGCTTCGACCGGAAGGGCGACGGGGTGCGGTTCTACGTCTTCGAGGAGATCGCCAACCCGGCCGCGTTCAAGCGGAGTTACCGGGAGCTGCTGGACGGGATCGCGATGGACGACCTGGAGAAGCAGCGGGTCGCCGGGGAGTGCGGGCGGGCGTTCGCCCTGAACACGGCGGTGTTCGGGGCGCTGGGCGAGGAGTTCCGGCTGAGCGCCTGA
- a CDS encoding bifunctional DNA primase/polymerase produces MSGTFGGRGGRQGRLSQWLRGRRPKEAADDGGREALLLAAGGAGLPLAPAAHPAPGYGCSCDRVGCPTPARHPVSFAWQTQSTTDRAQIERWARHQPEANFITATGMVHDVLDVPLQAGREALERLLAEGVEVGPVAESDDGRMLFFTLTRGTPEDEDEWWPCELDCHPETMAEHPGLRWHCRGSYVLVPPARLPGDGQGVRWVRGPEHPLPEPLTLLEALTDACARHAGDGSPHMDPAWPLRH; encoded by the coding sequence ATGAGCGGGACGTTCGGCGGCCGGGGCGGCCGACAGGGCAGACTCTCCCAGTGGCTGCGTGGACGCCGCCCGAAGGAAGCCGCCGACGACGGCGGCCGTGAGGCCCTGCTGCTCGCCGCCGGCGGCGCGGGACTGCCGCTCGCGCCCGCCGCGCACCCCGCGCCCGGCTACGGGTGCTCCTGCGACCGGGTGGGCTGTCCCACCCCGGCCCGGCACCCGGTGTCGTTCGCCTGGCAGACCCAGTCCACGACCGACCGCGCCCAGATCGAGCGGTGGGCCCGGCACCAGCCGGAGGCCAACTTCATCACCGCCACCGGCATGGTCCACGACGTCCTGGACGTACCGCTCCAGGCCGGGCGGGAGGCGCTGGAGCGGCTGCTCGCGGAGGGCGTCGAGGTCGGGCCGGTGGCCGAGAGCGACGACGGCCGGATGCTGTTCTTCACCCTCACCCGGGGCACCCCCGAGGACGAGGACGAGTGGTGGCCCTGCGAGCTGGACTGCCACCCCGAGACGATGGCCGAGCACCCGGGGCTGCGCTGGCACTGCCGGGGCTCCTACGTCCTCGTCCCCCCGGCCCGCCTCCCCGGCGACGGCCAGGGGGTCCGCTGGGTGCGCGGTCCCGAGCACCCGCTCCCCGAGCCGCTGACCCTGCTGGAGGCGCTCACCGACGCCTGCGCCCGCCACGCCGGCGACGGCTCCCCGCACATGGACCCGGCCTGGCCGCTGCGCCACTGA
- the efeU gene encoding iron uptake transporter permease EfeU: MFSNYLIGLREGLEASLVVCILIAYLVKTGRRDALRPIWTGIGIAIALAMGFGCALEFGSQELTFQAQEALGGSLSIIAVCLVTWMVFWMRRTARHLKSELHGKLDAALAMGTGALVATAFLAVGREGLETALFVWASVHAASDGTPRPLIGVALGIATAVLLGWLFYRGALRINLAKFFTWTGGMLVVVAAGVLAYGVHDLQEADWIPGINRLAFDISGTIPPDSWYGTLLKGVFNFQPDPTVVQVTVWALYLVPVLMVFLAPVGFASGKGKVKEPDDQGTQSSTASPARP; encoded by the coding sequence GTGTTCTCCAACTACCTGATCGGCCTGCGGGAGGGACTGGAGGCGTCGCTCGTCGTCTGCATCCTGATCGCCTACCTGGTCAAGACCGGCCGCCGGGACGCCCTGCGGCCGATCTGGACCGGCATCGGCATCGCGATCGCGCTGGCGATGGGCTTCGGCTGCGCGCTCGAATTCGGCTCGCAGGAGCTGACGTTCCAGGCGCAGGAGGCACTGGGCGGCTCCCTGTCGATCATCGCCGTGTGCCTGGTGACCTGGATGGTGTTCTGGATGCGGCGCACCGCCCGGCACCTGAAGTCGGAGCTGCACGGCAAGCTGGACGCGGCGCTCGCCATGGGCACCGGCGCGCTGGTCGCCACGGCGTTCCTCGCGGTCGGCCGGGAAGGTCTGGAGACGGCACTGTTCGTGTGGGCCTCGGTGCACGCGGCCAGCGACGGCACCCCGCGCCCGCTGATCGGCGTCGCCCTCGGCATCGCCACGGCCGTCCTGCTGGGCTGGCTGTTCTACCGGGGCGCGCTGCGGATCAACCTGGCGAAGTTCTTCACCTGGACCGGCGGCATGCTGGTCGTGGTCGCGGCGGGCGTGCTGGCGTACGGCGTGCACGACCTCCAGGAGGCCGACTGGATCCCCGGCATCAACCGGCTGGCCTTCGACATCAGCGGCACCATCCCGCCGGACAGCTGGTACGGCACGCTCCTCAAGGGCGTGTTCAACTTCCAGCCGGACCCGACGGTCGTCCAGGTCACGGTGTGGGCGCTGTACTTGGTCCCGGTGCTCATGGTGTTCCTCGCCCCGGTAGGGTTCGCCTCCGGGAAGGGGAAGGTGAAGGAGCCCGATGACCAGGGAACGCAGTCCTCGACGGCTTCGCCGGCGCGGCCGTGA
- the efeO gene encoding iron uptake system protein EfeO has protein sequence MRAVRLTVAAAATAAALTALSACTAKSEAEDGKAIQVTAADSACDTSAKSVPAGQVTLKIENKGSKATEVEILFPDDRIVSEKENIGPGTKYTLTAEVKAGSYEIACRPGMKGHGVRQPLTVTGGASAARRDPALDKAVAEYRQYAQDQADATVPLAGKFADAIKAGDLDAAKKAYAPSRLGWERTEPVAESFGDIDPKTDTRADGLEKGQKWTGWHRLEKALWADKKIGAEEKTLAGQLVTDLTDWQKRVGTAEITPTSMANGAKELLDEVATGKVTGEEDRYSHTDLVDFKGNVEGARKAYELLKPVAVKNDPALVKELDKQFAALDGVLDKYRADKTSYEFVSYDKVTGEQRKELSDAVNALAEPLSKLAAAVVK, from the coding sequence ATGCGTGCCGTCCGTCTGACCGTCGCCGCAGCCGCCACCGCGGCAGCACTGACCGCCCTGTCGGCCTGCACCGCCAAGAGCGAGGCCGAGGACGGCAAGGCCATCCAGGTCACCGCCGCGGACTCCGCCTGTGACACCTCCGCGAAGTCGGTCCCCGCGGGTCAGGTCACGCTGAAGATAGAGAACAAGGGCTCGAAGGCCACCGAGGTCGAGATCCTGTTCCCGGACGACCGGATCGTCTCCGAGAAGGAGAACATCGGCCCGGGCACCAAGTACACGCTGACCGCCGAGGTGAAGGCGGGCTCGTACGAGATAGCCTGCCGCCCCGGCATGAAGGGCCACGGCGTCCGGCAGCCGCTCACCGTCACCGGCGGCGCCAGCGCCGCCCGGCGCGACCCCGCGCTGGACAAGGCCGTCGCCGAGTACCGGCAGTACGCGCAGGACCAGGCCGACGCCACCGTGCCGCTCGCCGGGAAGTTCGCCGACGCGATCAAGGCCGGCGACCTCGACGCCGCGAAGAAGGCCTACGCCCCCTCCCGCCTCGGCTGGGAGCGCACCGAGCCGGTCGCCGAGTCCTTCGGTGACATCGATCCGAAGACGGACACCCGCGCCGACGGCCTGGAGAAGGGCCAGAAGTGGACGGGCTGGCACCGGCTGGAGAAGGCCCTGTGGGCCGACAAGAAGATCGGCGCCGAGGAGAAGACCCTCGCCGGGCAGCTGGTGACCGACCTGACGGACTGGCAGAAGCGGGTCGGCACCGCCGAGATCACCCCGACCTCCATGGCCAACGGCGCCAAGGAGCTGCTGGACGAGGTCGCCACCGGCAAGGTCACCGGCGAGGAGGACCGCTACTCGCACACCGACCTGGTCGACTTCAAGGGCAACGTCGAGGGCGCGCGGAAGGCGTACGAGCTGCTCAAGCCGGTCGCCGTGAAGAACGACCCGGCGCTCGTCAAGGAGCTGGACAAGCAGTTCGCCGCGCTCGACGGCGTGCTGGACAAGTACCGCGCGGACAAGACCTCGTACGAGTTCGTCTCCTACGACAAGGTCACCGGCGAGCAGCGCAAGGAGCTGTCGGACGCGGTGAACGCGCTCGCCGAGCCGCTGTCGAAGCTCGCCGCCGCGGTCGTGAAGTAG
- the npdG gene encoding NADPH-dependent F420 reductase, which translates to MTSSDSAQKAPAKDPWDLPDVSGHVVGVLGGTGPQGKGLAYRLARAGQKVIIGSRSADRARSAAEELGHGVEGADNAEAARRSDIVIVAVPWDGHGDTLKSLAAELAGKLVVDCVNPLGFDKKGAYALKPEEGSAAEQAAALLPDSRVTAAFHHLSAVLLQDPEIERIDTDVMVLGEARADVEIVQALAGRIPGMRGVFAGRLRGAHQVESLVANLISVNRRYKAHAGLRLTDV; encoded by the coding sequence ATGACCTCTAGCGACAGCGCACAGAAGGCCCCCGCCAAGGACCCCTGGGACCTGCCCGACGTCTCCGGACACGTCGTCGGCGTGCTCGGCGGCACCGGGCCGCAGGGCAAGGGACTCGCCTACCGGCTCGCCAGGGCCGGGCAGAAGGTGATCATCGGCTCCCGGTCCGCCGACCGCGCCCGGTCCGCCGCCGAGGAACTCGGGCACGGCGTCGAGGGCGCCGACAACGCCGAGGCCGCGCGCCGCAGCGACATCGTGATCGTCGCCGTGCCGTGGGACGGCCACGGCGACACGCTGAAGTCGCTCGCCGCCGAGCTGGCCGGCAAGCTCGTCGTGGACTGCGTCAACCCGCTGGGCTTCGACAAGAAGGGCGCCTACGCGCTCAAGCCCGAGGAGGGCAGCGCCGCCGAGCAGGCCGCCGCGCTGCTGCCCGACTCCCGGGTCACCGCCGCCTTCCACCACCTGTCGGCCGTGCTGCTCCAGGACCCGGAGATCGAGCGGATCGACACCGACGTCATGGTGCTCGGCGAGGCGCGCGCCGACGTGGAGATCGTGCAGGCGCTGGCCGGGCGCATCCCCGGCATGCGGGGCGTCTTCGCGGGCCGGTTGCGAGGCGCCCACCAGGTCGAGTCGCTGGTCGCCAACCTGATCTCGGTCAACCGCCGCTACAAGGCGCACGCGGGGCTGCGGCTCACCGACGTGTGA
- a CDS encoding site-2 protease family protein: MTTATIRPGDRRISPVFVGILAVTAVAGWATWTGYAARPGVAVFLFVTAAWVLSLCLHEYAHARTALHGGDITVGAKGYLTLNPLKYTHALLSVVLPVLFVIMGGIGLPGGAVFIERSRVRGRVRLSLISAAGPLTNALFAAVCTAPFWLHALDGVPRDFRYALAFLALLQVTAALLNFLPVPGLDGYGVLEPWLSYRVKRQVEPFAPFGLLFVFALLWVPSLNTAFFSLIDTVLRGLGVDTAFSDCGYWLYRFWNGTPEVCTFSP; this comes from the coding sequence ATGACCACCGCCACCATCCGACCCGGCGACCGGAGGATCAGTCCGGTGTTCGTCGGGATCCTGGCCGTGACGGCGGTGGCCGGCTGGGCCACCTGGACCGGCTACGCGGCGCGGCCGGGCGTCGCGGTGTTCCTGTTCGTGACGGCCGCCTGGGTCCTCTCGCTGTGCCTGCACGAGTACGCGCACGCGCGCACCGCCCTGCACGGCGGCGACATCACCGTCGGCGCCAAGGGCTATCTGACGCTGAACCCGCTGAAGTACACGCACGCGCTGCTGAGCGTCGTGCTGCCGGTGCTGTTCGTGATCATGGGCGGGATCGGGCTGCCGGGCGGCGCGGTGTTCATCGAGCGGTCCCGTGTCCGCGGCCGTGTGCGGCTGAGTCTGATCTCGGCGGCGGGCCCGCTGACGAACGCGCTGTTCGCCGCCGTGTGCACCGCGCCGTTCTGGCTGCACGCGCTGGACGGCGTGCCGCGCGACTTCCGGTACGCGCTGGCGTTCCTCGCGCTGCTCCAGGTGACCGCGGCACTGCTGAACTTCCTGCCGGTGCCGGGTCTGGACGGCTACGGCGTGCTGGAGCCCTGGCTGTCGTACCGGGTGAAGCGGCAGGTGGAGCCGTTCGCGCCGTTCGGGCTGCTGTTCGTGTTCGCGCTGCTGTGGGTGCCGTCGCTGAACACCGCGTTCTTCTCGCTGATCGACACGGTCCTGCGCGGGCTGGGCGTGGACACCGCGTTCTCCGACTGCGGTTACTGGCTGTACCGGTTCTGGAACGGCACCCCCGAGGTGTGCACGTTCAGCCCGTGA
- the map gene encoding type I methionyl aminopeptidase: MSGQSLLVPGEQSPIRSVPGNIRRPEYVGKPAPAPYTGPEVQTPETVEAMRTAGRIAARAMAEAAKIIAPGVTTDQLDKVAHEYMCDHGAYPSTLGYRGFPKSLCTSVNEVICHGIPDSTVLRDGDIVNLDVTAYIGGVHGDNNATYLVGDVDEESRLLVERTREALNRAIKAVKPGRQINIIGRVIESYAKRFGYGVVRDFTGHGISTSFHSGLIVPHYDSPHATTVMRPGMTFTIEPMLTLGTHEYDLWEDGWTVVTKDRKRTAQFEHTLVVTDDGADILTLP, encoded by the coding sequence ATGTCTGGCCAGTCGCTGCTCGTACCGGGGGAACAGTCCCCCATCCGTTCCGTCCCGGGCAACATCCGTCGCCCCGAGTACGTCGGCAAGCCCGCGCCGGCGCCGTACACCGGGCCGGAGGTGCAGACTCCGGAGACCGTCGAGGCGATGCGGACCGCCGGCCGCATCGCCGCGCGGGCGATGGCGGAGGCCGCGAAGATCATCGCGCCCGGCGTCACCACGGACCAGCTGGACAAGGTCGCCCACGAGTACATGTGCGACCACGGCGCCTACCCGTCCACGCTGGGCTACCGCGGCTTCCCGAAGTCGCTGTGCACGTCGGTCAACGAGGTCATCTGCCACGGCATCCCGGACTCGACCGTCCTCAGGGACGGCGACATCGTCAACCTGGACGTGACCGCGTACATCGGCGGGGTGCACGGCGACAACAACGCCACCTACCTGGTCGGGGACGTGGACGAGGAGTCGCGGCTGCTGGTCGAGCGCACCCGCGAGGCCCTGAACCGGGCCATCAAGGCGGTCAAGCCGGGCCGGCAGATCAACATCATCGGCCGCGTCATCGAGTCGTACGCCAAGCGCTTCGGCTACGGCGTGGTCCGGGACTTCACCGGGCACGGCATCAGCACCTCGTTCCACTCCGGGCTGATCGTCCCGCACTACGACAGCCCGCACGCCACCACGGTGATGCGCCCCGGCATGACCTTCACCATCGAGCCGATGCTGACGCTGGGCACCCACGAGTACGACCTGTGGGAGGACGGCTGGACGGTGGTGACGAAGGACCGCAAGCGGACCGCGCAGTTCGAGCACACGCTGGTGGTGACGGACGACGGCGCCGACATCCTGACCCTGCCGTAG
- the efeB gene encoding iron uptake transporter deferrochelatase/peroxidase subunit gives MTEAQETRPSRRALIGWGGAGIALGAVAAGGAVALTNAGSGSAEAAGTDGAVEFHGAHQAGIATPVQDRLHFAAFDVKTDDRAEFVQLLKDWTAAARRMTAGKAVGEGAYGGLAEAPPDDTGEALGLSPSRLTLTIGFGPSLFDRFGLREQRPAALADLPHFPGDNLDKARTGGDLCVQACADDPQVAVHAIRNLARIGFGKVAVRWSQLGFGKTSSTTPDAQTPRNLFGFKDGTRNIAGTETDRLKKFVWVGEGDGPDWMTGGSYLVARRIRMNIETWDRTSLQEQEDVFGRDKREGAPVGKAGEHDEPFLKAMKPTAHVRLAHPDANGGITILRRGYSFTDGTDGLGRLDAGLFFLAYQRDVREGFIPLQRRLAAHDALNEYIQHVGSAVFAIPPGVRDATDWWGRSLFSKEA, from the coding sequence ATGACCGAGGCTCAGGAGACCAGGCCCTCGCGCCGGGCGCTGATCGGCTGGGGCGGGGCCGGGATCGCGCTCGGGGCCGTGGCCGCCGGGGGCGCGGTGGCGCTGACCAACGCAGGCTCCGGCAGCGCGGAGGCGGCCGGGACGGACGGCGCGGTGGAGTTCCACGGCGCCCACCAGGCCGGTATCGCCACCCCCGTGCAGGACCGGCTGCACTTCGCCGCGTTCGACGTGAAGACCGACGACCGCGCGGAGTTCGTCCAGCTGCTGAAGGACTGGACGGCCGCGGCCCGGCGGATGACCGCGGGCAAGGCGGTCGGCGAGGGCGCCTACGGCGGGCTCGCCGAGGCCCCGCCGGACGACACCGGCGAGGCGCTGGGCCTCAGCCCGTCCCGGCTGACCCTGACCATCGGCTTCGGGCCGTCCCTCTTCGACCGGTTCGGGCTGCGCGAGCAGCGGCCCGCCGCCCTGGCCGACCTGCCCCACTTCCCCGGGGACAACCTGGACAAGGCCCGCACCGGCGGCGACCTGTGCGTCCAGGCCTGTGCGGACGACCCGCAGGTCGCCGTGCACGCGATCCGCAACCTGGCCCGCATCGGCTTCGGCAAGGTCGCCGTGCGCTGGTCCCAGCTCGGCTTCGGCAAGACCTCCTCCACCACCCCGGACGCGCAGACCCCGCGCAACCTGTTCGGCTTCAAGGACGGCACCCGCAACATCGCGGGCACCGAGACCGACCGGCTGAAGAAGTTCGTGTGGGTCGGCGAAGGGGACGGCCCGGACTGGATGACCGGCGGGTCGTACCTGGTCGCCCGGCGCATCCGCATGAACATCGAGACCTGGGACCGCACCTCGCTCCAGGAGCAGGAGGACGTGTTCGGGCGGGACAAGCGCGAGGGCGCGCCGGTCGGCAAGGCGGGCGAGCACGACGAGCCGTTCCTGAAGGCGATGAAGCCCACCGCGCACGTGCGCCTCGCGCACCCGGACGCCAACGGCGGGATCACCATCCTGCGCCGCGGCTACTCCTTCACCGACGGCACCGACGGCCTCGGCCGTCTCGACGCGGGCCTGTTCTTCCTCGCCTACCAGCGCGACGTGCGCGAGGGGTTCATCCCGCTGCAACGCAGGCTGGCGGCGCACGACGCGCTGAACGAGTACATCCAGCACGTGGGTTCGGCGGTCTTCGCGATCCCGCCCGGGGTCCGGGACGCCACCGACTGGTGGGGCCGTTCACTGTTCTCGAAGGAGGCGTAG
- a CDS encoding small ribosomal subunit Rsm22 family protein: protein MNDPVQPAEALRRSLAELLDGLPPTQAAGAVDRLIATYRGDTPTHAPILRDRADVAAYAAYRMPATFEAVRSALAAFADAVPGWVPGSHVDVGGGTGAATWAVTDTWAGKRPVTVLDWAEPALALGRELAAANPALAGARWQRARIGAGLDLEPVDLLTVSYVLNELTEADRAALVDAAARAARSVVIVEAGTPAGYARVIEARDRLVRAGFRVAAPCPHSAACPIVPGSDWCHFAARVGRSSLHRRVKGGSLAYEDEKFSYVAATRLPAEPADARVVRRPQIRKGQVLLDLCERDEALRRTTVTKRHGDLYRAARDTDWGAAWPPR from the coding sequence GTGAACGACCCCGTACAACCGGCCGAAGCCCTGCGCAGGAGTCTCGCCGAGCTGCTCGACGGGCTGCCGCCCACCCAGGCCGCGGGCGCCGTCGACCGGCTGATCGCGACCTACCGCGGCGACACCCCGACGCACGCGCCGATCCTCCGCGACCGCGCCGACGTCGCCGCCTATGCCGCCTACCGGATGCCGGCCACCTTCGAGGCGGTGCGCTCGGCCCTCGCGGCGTTCGCGGACGCGGTGCCCGGCTGGGTGCCCGGCAGCCACGTGGACGTCGGCGGCGGCACCGGGGCGGCCACCTGGGCGGTGACCGACACCTGGGCCGGAAAGCGGCCGGTGACCGTGCTCGACTGGGCCGAGCCCGCGCTCGCCCTCGGCCGGGAACTGGCCGCCGCCAATCCGGCCCTCGCCGGCGCCCGCTGGCAGCGCGCCCGCATCGGCGCGGGGCTCGACCTGGAGCCGGTGGACCTGCTCACCGTGTCGTACGTGCTCAACGAACTGACCGAGGCCGACCGCGCGGCGCTCGTCGACGCCGCCGCGCGCGCCGCCCGGTCCGTCGTGATCGTGGAGGCCGGCACGCCCGCCGGGTACGCACGGGTCATCGAGGCCCGCGACCGGCTGGTCCGGGCCGGGTTCCGGGTCGCCGCGCCCTGCCCGCACAGCGCCGCGTGCCCGATCGTGCCCGGCAGCGACTGGTGCCACTTCGCCGCGCGGGTCGGCCGCTCCTCCCTGCACCGGCGGGTCAAGGGCGGCTCGCTGGCGTACGAGGACGAGAAGTTCTCCTACGTCGCCGCGACCCGGCTGCCGGCCGAGCCCGCCGACGCCCGGGTGGTACGGCGCCCCCAGATCCGCAAGGGCCAGGTGCTGCTGGACCTGTGCGAGCGGGACGAGGCGCTGCGCCGCACCACGGTCACCAAGCGCCACGGCGACCTGTACCGGGCGGCGCGGGACACGGACTGGGGCGCGGCCTGGCCCCCGCGGTGA